Proteins encoded together in one Neobacillus sp. FSL H8-0543 window:
- a CDS encoding Fe(3+) ABC transporter substrate-binding protein — protein MNLSKLIKPFLASALLTVGLAGCGAATDNSSEGQKPAEQPKKAENQMVNVYTARHYEADEEVYKKFTEETGIKVNVVKGEAEELIERLKREGESTQADLFITVDGGVLANAKNNDILQPVKSDVINKNVPANLRDKDNNWIGMSTRARVIVYSKDRVNPNELSTYEALTDEKWKGKVLARSSTSLYNQSLLASFIELNGEEKAEQWAQGIVNNFARQPDGGDRDQAKAIAAGTGDVAIMNTYYVGLLVNSEDPEEKKVGESIGVFFPNQETNGTHVNISGIGLTKHSKNPENATKLIEYMTGVDAQEFLSAHNYEFAVNPEAKKPEILQSWGDFKMQELNFDTLGKHNHKAIEIFNKTEWK, from the coding sequence ATGAACCTTTCTAAACTTATTAAACCTTTCCTTGCAAGTGCTTTATTAACGGTTGGTTTAGCTGGATGCGGAGCAGCAACTGATAACAGCTCTGAAGGACAAAAACCAGCTGAGCAACCAAAAAAAGCTGAAAATCAAATGGTCAATGTCTATACTGCCAGACATTATGAGGCTGATGAAGAAGTATATAAGAAGTTTACAGAAGAAACTGGTATCAAAGTGAATGTTGTTAAGGGAGAAGCAGAAGAACTTATTGAGCGTTTAAAGCGTGAGGGCGAGAGCACGCAGGCAGATTTATTTATTACAGTAGATGGCGGAGTTCTAGCAAATGCAAAGAATAATGATATTCTACAGCCAGTTAAATCTGACGTTATCAACAAAAATGTTCCTGCAAATCTTCGTGATAAAGACAATAACTGGATTGGCATGTCAACAAGAGCACGCGTCATTGTTTACTCGAAGGATCGCGTAAATCCAAATGAGCTTTCTACATATGAAGCTTTAACTGATGAAAAATGGAAAGGGAAAGTGCTTGCCCGTTCTTCAACAAGTCTTTACAACCAATCTTTACTTGCTTCCTTCATTGAGTTAAACGGTGAGGAGAAGGCAGAGCAATGGGCACAAGGTATTGTGAATAACTTTGCACGCCAGCCTGATGGCGGTGACCGTGACCAAGCAAAAGCGATTGCAGCTGGTACGGGTGATGTAGCGATTATGAACACCTATTATGTTGGACTTCTTGTAAACTCTGAAGATCCTGAAGAAAAGAAAGTGGGAGAAAGCATCGGCGTATTTTTCCCGAACCAAGAAACAAATGGAACACATGTGAATATTAGCGGTATTGGATTAACAAAGCATAGCAAAAATCCTGAAAATGCTACGAAGCTAATTGAATACATGACAGGTGTGGATGCACAAGAATTCTTATCTGCTCACAACTATGAATTCGCAGTAAATCCAGAAGCTAAGAAGCCTGAAATTCTGCAATCATGGGGCGACTTTAAAATGCAAGAGCTTAATTTTGATACTTTAGGAAAGCATAATCATAAAGCAATTGAGATTTTCAATAAAACAGAGTGGAAGTAA
- a CDS encoding DUF1659 domain-containing protein, which produces MAETLLAESKLRLVFQAGIDEDSKPILKAKTFGNVNKAVTADQLYQVTQAVVGLTVDELSGAQRMDSLDLLA; this is translated from the coding sequence ATGGCAGAAACACTTTTAGCAGAGTCGAAATTGCGTTTGGTTTTCCAGGCAGGGATTGATGAAGATAGCAAGCCAATCCTAAAAGCCAAGACCTTTGGCAACGTCAACAAAGCAGTAACAGCGGATCAGCTTTACCAGGTTACACAGGCAGTCGTAGGTTTAACCGTTGACGAACTTAGCGGCGCGCAACGTATGGACAGCTTGGATCTTTTAGCGTAA
- a CDS encoding DUF2922 domain-containing protein — MAKTLELQFVTEGGNNARLTVDNPKEPIEEAAVKQAMEAIIAAEVFFTSGGKFVTAKGARVIERNVTDYELV; from the coding sequence ATGGCAAAAACACTAGAATTGCAGTTTGTTACCGAGGGTGGGAACAACGCTAGACTTACAGTGGATAACCCGAAGGAACCGATTGAGGAGGCTGCGGTTAAGCAAGCGATGGAAGCGATAATTGCGGCTGAAGTATTCTTCACATCCGGTGGTAAATTCGTCACCGCCAAAGGAGCACGAGTTATCGAGCGCAATGTTACCGATTATGAACTAGTTTAA
- a CDS encoding YvrJ family protein, whose product MEQIIPFISEVGFPIVVTLYLLHRIESKLVVVVQSIHNLPERMNWVKGFCTNHR is encoded by the coding sequence ATGGAGCAGATTATTCCCTTCATTAGTGAAGTCGGATTCCCAATCGTTGTGACACTCTACTTACTGCATCGAATTGAATCAAAACTCGTTGTCGTCGTCCAATCGATCCATAATCTGCCCGAGCGGATGAACTGGGTTAAGGGGTTTTGCACTAACCACCGGTGA
- a CDS encoding type II CAAX endopeptidase family protein encodes MHWGKVVMHGLMLVFLFLTVAIFVNPLTDGIDNGTVRVAVKELIRIGVTVGLLWLYAKRFFKKANAYFRIQTPVKLKKLGIFVGLGLPFTVLSFYVLSQSVVFEKQDQLPFGTVLTFIIVSFITACSAGIIEEILFRGYLFKIIEEKWNVATAVFVTSFFFGALHLLTVNEQQLLDICLTLIAGTLVGTMFCLIVYKTGNVWNAVVVHILWNFFFSSKMVQFVLENGKNHSSLVLFQFKSDSVWITGGTFGIEASIPAVVMYVLTIVWLAFYKPKSKKDSITL; translated from the coding sequence ATGCACTGGGGAAAAGTAGTAATGCATGGTTTGATGTTGGTTTTCTTGTTTTTGACGGTAGCTATTTTTGTAAATCCGCTGACGGATGGGATCGATAATGGCACGGTACGAGTGGCAGTAAAAGAATTAATACGAATTGGAGTTACTGTAGGATTGCTTTGGTTGTATGCAAAACGGTTCTTTAAAAAAGCCAATGCTTACTTTCGGATTCAAACGCCAGTTAAATTGAAGAAATTAGGGATTTTTGTTGGATTAGGCTTGCCTTTTACAGTACTTTCCTTTTATGTACTATCACAATCCGTTGTTTTTGAAAAACAAGACCAACTTCCTTTTGGCACAGTGCTAACGTTTATTATCGTCTCTTTCATAACTGCGTGTTCAGCAGGAATAATTGAAGAAATTTTGTTCCGTGGCTATTTATTTAAAATAATTGAAGAAAAATGGAATGTGGCAACTGCTGTTTTTGTAACTTCATTCTTTTTTGGAGCCCTTCATTTACTTACCGTCAATGAACAGCAATTACTGGATATATGCTTGACTCTTATTGCAGGTACCTTGGTAGGCACAATGTTTTGCCTTATTGTTTATAAGACTGGAAATGTATGGAATGCGGTGGTGGTGCATATTCTATGGAACTTTTTCTTTAGCTCCAAAATGGTGCAATTTGTTTTAGAAAACGGTAAAAACCACTCCTCGCTAGTTTTATTCCAGTTTAAATCGGATAGTGTTTGGATAACTGGTGGTACTTTTGGAATCGAGGCATCTATTCCTGCTGTAGTAATGTATGTTCTAACTATCGTTTGGCTGGCCTTCTATAAACCTAAATCCAAGAAAGATTCTATCACATTATAA
- a CDS encoding alpha/beta hydrolase — translation MTVEAGKYIDVKGVKTHYHEDGQGEVILLIHGSGPGVSAWANWRLVFPILSENFHLYAPDVVGFGYTDRPEGINYSIDVWADHMIDFVETLGETKISIIGNSFGGAIALHIAKKRPDLIKQLILMGSMGIDHHISDGLDRVWGYTPTFENMKDLIKLFAFDQSMAENDDLVEMRFKSSMQEGFQESFSSMFPEPRQQHVSDMALSIDQLRKINFPVLLIHGRDDRVIPLQDTSYKLALALPNAQLHVFPECGHWVQIEKTKEFAGQVIEFLKKEEMVFY, via the coding sequence GTGACAGTTGAAGCAGGAAAGTATATTGACGTAAAGGGAGTTAAAACACATTATCATGAGGATGGACAAGGGGAAGTGATTTTACTTATCCATGGTTCTGGACCTGGCGTTTCAGCATGGGCTAACTGGCGTTTAGTGTTCCCAATTCTTTCAGAGAATTTTCATCTTTACGCACCAGATGTCGTTGGATTTGGCTACACAGATCGACCTGAGGGAATTAACTATTCAATCGATGTTTGGGCAGATCATATGATTGATTTCGTTGAAACCTTAGGTGAAACGAAAATTTCAATAATTGGTAACTCATTCGGTGGGGCAATTGCCCTGCATATTGCTAAAAAACGCCCTGACCTTATCAAACAACTTATCTTAATGGGTAGTATGGGAATTGACCACCACATTTCCGATGGATTAGATCGAGTTTGGGGATATACTCCAACCTTTGAAAATATGAAAGATCTAATCAAACTATTTGCTTTCGACCAATCGATGGCCGAAAATGATGACTTAGTAGAAATGCGTTTTAAATCAAGTATGCAAGAAGGCTTCCAAGAATCATTTTCATCGATGTTTCCTGAACCAAGACAACAACATGTTAGTGACATGGCTCTATCTATCGATCAACTTAGAAAAATCAATTTCCCTGTATTATTAATCCATGGAAGAGATGATCGCGTTATCCCATTACAAGACACAAGCTACAAATTAGCGCTTGCATTACCAAATGCACAGCTTCATGTCTTCCCAGAGTGCGGTCATTGGGTTCAAATTGAAAAAACAAAAGAATTTGCCGGTCAAGTTATTGAATTTTTAAAAAAAGAAGAAATGGTATTTTACTAA
- a CDS encoding heme-binding protein, whose translation MKYLEKYAISNELAKKMIDAAEQKAKELGITVNITIVDDGGNLVSFSRMDYAPLLSVGISQNKAYTAIAFGKPTSEWYPMIKDEPALFNGIVHTPKLVIFGGGFPIKVDGKVIGGIGVSGGSAEQDELCCEAALKLIE comes from the coding sequence ATGAAGTATTTAGAAAAGTACGCCATATCGAATGAACTTGCTAAAAAAATGATTGATGCCGCTGAACAAAAGGCAAAAGAATTAGGGATTACAGTCAATATAACCATTGTTGATGATGGTGGAAATTTAGTTAGCTTTTCAAGAATGGATTATGCTCCATTGTTGAGTGTTGGGATTTCCCAAAATAAAGCATACACTGCGATTGCGTTTGGAAAACCGACCTCTGAGTGGTATCCAATGATAAAAGATGAACCTGCATTATTTAATGGAATTGTCCATACTCCTAAGCTTGTCATTTTTGGTGGTGGATTTCCTATTAAAGTAGATGGAAAAGTAATCGGTGGAATTGGGGTTAGTGGTGGCAGTGCAGAACAAGATGAATTGTGCTGTGAAGCTGCTCTTAAACTAATTGAATGA
- a CDS encoding 2Fe-2S iron-sulfur cluster binding domain-containing protein, producing METFKIEVNGKEILVKENETILNASIRQVGNIFVGCKGGACGMCKIKITTGETVDGIYSKSALPDEEYASGYRLACQSKPTTDMSILPIRERNKVLR from the coding sequence ATGGAGACATTTAAAATCGAGGTGAACGGAAAAGAAATTTTAGTTAAGGAAAATGAAACGATCTTAAATGCCTCTATACGTCAAGTCGGTAACATTTTTGTCGGCTGTAAAGGCGGCGCATGTGGGATGTGCAAGATTAAAATTACGACTGGTGAAACGGTAGATGGGATTTATTCAAAATCTGCTTTACCTGACGAGGAATATGCTTCTGGATATCGACTAGCTTGTCAAAGTAAGCCAACAACGGACATGAGTATTTTACCTATTAGGGAAAGAAATAAAGTATTGAGATAA
- a CDS encoding catechol 2,3-dioxygenase — protein MAIMRLGRVEVRCPNWEKSIDYYKRVIGLIETAREEDRVYLKAWDEHDHHSVILKKADSAGLEHLAFKCEFASDLDLYEEKLNNIGIYTERVPAGVRIAEGEAVRFTLPTGQIVELYHKIEVVGNGLPLVNPDPWPDGLLGMHPTRLDHLLIAGEDVDGATKIFTDIFDFHVSEQLVAGEKNDQTIAKWLFKTNTAHDIAIIKGPQNKLHHFAFWLDEWVELRNAADIMAKNDVMIDAGPTRHGITRGTTIYFFDPSGNRNEVFCGGYITYPDSATITWTEDTIGKAVFYFERELNERFTTVVS, from the coding sequence ATGGCAATCATGCGTTTAGGAAGAGTTGAAGTACGTTGTCCAAACTGGGAGAAATCAATTGATTACTACAAGAGAGTTATCGGTTTAATTGAAACTGCACGTGAAGAGGACAGAGTTTATCTGAAGGCATGGGATGAACATGACCATCATAGTGTCATTTTGAAAAAAGCCGACAGTGCAGGTTTGGAACATTTAGCTTTTAAATGTGAATTTGCTTCAGATTTAGACCTTTATGAAGAAAAATTAAACAATATTGGGATTTATACAGAACGTGTACCAGCTGGAGTTCGAATAGCAGAAGGAGAAGCAGTTCGTTTCACTTTACCTACTGGACAAATCGTTGAACTTTACCACAAAATTGAAGTAGTTGGTAATGGATTACCGCTTGTCAATCCTGACCCATGGCCAGACGGATTACTAGGAATGCATCCGACACGTCTTGACCATCTCTTAATTGCTGGGGAGGACGTTGATGGTGCAACAAAAATATTTACAGACATTTTTGACTTCCACGTAAGTGAGCAATTAGTGGCTGGGGAAAAGAATGATCAAACGATTGCTAAATGGTTATTCAAGACCAATACTGCCCACGATATCGCAATTATTAAGGGCCCACAGAACAAACTTCATCACTTTGCATTCTGGTTAGATGAGTGGGTAGAACTTCGAAATGCTGCCGATATCATGGCGAAAAATGATGTTATGATCGACGCCGGACCAACTCGTCATGGAATTACAAGGGGGACAACCATTTACTTCTTCGACCCTTCTGGAAATCGTAATGAAGTGTTCTGTGGTGGCTATATCACATACCCTGATTCAGCAACCATCACATGGACAGAGGATACAATCGGTAAAGCAGTATTCTATTTTGAAAGAGAATTAAATGAAAGATTCACTACAGTTGTTTCGTAA
- a CDS encoding PadR family transcriptional regulator has translation MRNYNDTTYAILGILTTECKSGYAIKQFIDQSLNHFWKISYGQIYPTLKLIVQEELAEVRTSSTPGKPDKNEYYLTSKGIETLKNWLKQPIEQLPIERNEILLKLFFGRYQARENTVLLLQKYKQELAGRYQTYVSIEQAIINHKDNDEDSIYWLFTLDYGKRTTKAEIDWCEFTLEKLSTKGD, from the coding sequence TTGAGGAATTATAACGATACAACATATGCAATATTAGGGATATTAACTACTGAATGTAAATCAGGATATGCCATTAAACAGTTCATTGACCAGAGCTTAAATCATTTTTGGAAAATTAGTTATGGACAAATATATCCAACGCTAAAATTAATTGTCCAAGAGGAATTAGCAGAAGTTCGTACTTCATCTACCCCAGGAAAGCCTGATAAAAATGAGTACTATCTTACCTCAAAAGGAATAGAAACACTAAAAAATTGGTTGAAACAGCCAATTGAACAATTACCAATTGAGCGAAATGAAATTTTACTTAAATTATTTTTTGGTCGCTATCAAGCTCGAGAAAATACGGTATTACTTCTACAGAAATACAAGCAAGAGCTCGCAGGACGTTATCAAACCTATGTATCTATTGAACAGGCTATTATCAATCACAAAGATAACGATGAGGATTCAATATATTGGTTGTTTACGTTAGATTATGGAAAAAGAACCACAAAAGCTGAGATAGATTGGTGCGAGTTTACTCTTGAAAAACTTTCTACGAAGGGGGATTAG
- a CDS encoding DUF4188 domain-containing protein has product MTNQIYTGRYTIDNTEDIVVFIIGMRVNKRLAIHKWLPVFSAMPGMIKELYINKEELGFLSMESYFGLRTTAMIQYWRSIEDLLAYAKNEKHLTAWKNFNQKVGNNDAVGIYHETYQISKGNYESIYVNMPHYGLGKALNHNPVTVERDSARKRLKE; this is encoded by the coding sequence ATGACCAACCAGATTTATACTGGTCGTTATACGATTGATAATACAGAGGATATTGTCGTTTTCATCATTGGAATGAGAGTTAACAAGCGACTCGCAATTCATAAGTGGTTACCAGTATTTAGCGCCATGCCTGGAATGATTAAGGAGCTTTATATAAACAAAGAGGAACTGGGATTTTTATCGATGGAAAGTTATTTTGGACTTAGAACAACTGCTATGATCCAATATTGGCGTTCAATTGAAGACCTGCTTGCTTATGCTAAAAATGAAAAACATTTAACGGCTTGGAAAAATTTCAACCAAAAAGTAGGTAACAATGATGCGGTTGGAATTTATCATGAAACGTATCAAATAAGTAAGGGTAATTATGAATCTATTTATGTAAATATGCCTCACTATGGCTTAGGAAAGGCATTGAACCATAATCCCGTTACTGTAGAACGAGATTCCGCTCGTAAACGACTTAAAGAATAA
- the cutC gene encoding choline trimethylamine-lyase produces MKQRNSDLPKRLRLLKEAYLTVKPSITIGRALAFTEIAKKFPDLPKNVLRAKGFRRACETAPMLIQENELIVGHPCGKPRAGAFSPDIAWEWVRDELDTISTRSQDPYFISEEDKMIMREQLFLFWEGKSLAEACEKAFRDEDLWEFGAEACISDLTYHMTSGGGDTSPGYDIILFKKGINGVKAEAEAYLANLSSGRMEDKEKIPFYQAAIETCEGILTYADRLSAYAQELSEKEQDPKRKFELEKIAKVNARVPANPPETFHEALQAIWTIQSLFLMEENQCSTSLGRLDQYVFPCYTSDFENGRLDEQQALELMGCFLIKCSEMIWYTPGATAKYFAGYMPFINMTVGGQKREGGDGTNELTYLIMDAVEKVKVYQPSLACRIHNQSPQRYFEKIVDVIKAGVGMPACHFDDAHIKMMLRKGFDFEDARDYCLMGCVEPQKSGRIHQWTAGGFTQWPITIDMFFNRGILKSYGSKKWLDTGELEAMITYEQFEAAVKRQLDYLLEMNARGTVLVQEVFRNVMPTPYMSLFVDGCMQTGKDVTAGGAVLYEGPGTIFAGLGTYVDSMAAIKKLVYDDQKYTLSDIKKALDANWEGYERIRRDCLDAPKYGNDYDYADLIATDIVDYTEKRINQYKSLYARQIHGTLSQSFNTPLGELIGATPNGRFSGAPLSDSMSPTQGADKKGPTAVIKSVSKINVESMSLGMAHNFKVTRNSIDTQEGRSGLISLLRTASVMGNAQMQFNCVDNKTLQLAQQHPEEYRDLIVRVAGYSAFFVELCKEVQDEIISRTVIM; encoded by the coding sequence ATGAAGCAGAGAAATTCCGATCTACCTAAACGTCTTCGGCTCCTGAAAGAAGCATATTTAACTGTCAAGCCAAGCATAACAATTGGCCGTGCCTTGGCATTTACCGAAATTGCAAAAAAGTTTCCTGACCTTCCAAAGAACGTGCTTCGTGCTAAAGGGTTTAGAAGAGCATGCGAAACTGCCCCGATGCTTATACAAGAAAATGAACTTATAGTGGGACACCCTTGCGGAAAACCGCGGGCAGGTGCATTTTCGCCAGATATTGCATGGGAGTGGGTTCGTGATGAACTTGACACCATCAGCACGAGATCACAGGATCCGTACTTTATCAGTGAAGAAGACAAGATGATTATGAGAGAGCAATTGTTCCTATTTTGGGAAGGTAAATCTTTGGCAGAGGCTTGTGAAAAAGCTTTTCGGGATGAGGATTTATGGGAATTCGGCGCTGAAGCGTGCATAAGTGATTTGACCTATCATATGACCAGTGGTGGCGGCGATACCAGTCCGGGTTATGATATCATCCTTTTTAAGAAAGGTATTAATGGGGTTAAAGCTGAAGCTGAAGCTTATCTTGCTAACTTATCCTCTGGTAGAATGGAGGATAAGGAAAAAATCCCCTTTTATCAAGCAGCAATAGAAACGTGTGAAGGAATTCTTACATATGCTGATCGTCTTTCAGCATATGCACAGGAACTTTCGGAAAAGGAACAGGATCCAAAGCGTAAATTTGAGTTGGAAAAAATCGCTAAAGTCAATGCCCGCGTGCCTGCTAATCCGCCTGAAACATTTCATGAAGCATTGCAGGCTATTTGGACAATACAGTCACTGTTTTTGATGGAGGAAAATCAATGTAGTACATCGCTGGGCCGTTTAGACCAGTATGTGTTCCCTTGTTATACATCAGACTTTGAGAATGGAAGGCTAGATGAACAGCAGGCTCTTGAACTGATGGGATGTTTCCTGATCAAATGTTCAGAAATGATTTGGTATACACCGGGAGCGACTGCCAAATATTTTGCAGGATATATGCCTTTTATAAATATGACCGTAGGTGGACAGAAACGTGAAGGGGGAGACGGCACCAACGAATTAACCTATCTGATTATGGATGCTGTTGAAAAAGTTAAGGTTTACCAGCCTTCCCTTGCCTGCCGTATCCACAATCAATCTCCACAGCGTTATTTTGAAAAAATTGTGGATGTCATTAAAGCCGGCGTTGGTATGCCTGCCTGCCATTTCGATGATGCACATATTAAAATGATGCTTAGAAAGGGCTTTGATTTTGAAGATGCTCGTGACTATTGCCTTATGGGATGCGTAGAACCGCAAAAATCTGGACGTATCCACCAGTGGACAGCCGGTGGCTTTACACAATGGCCTATTACCATTGACATGTTCTTCAATCGTGGCATTCTTAAGTCCTACGGAAGCAAGAAATGGCTAGATACCGGAGAACTAGAGGCAATGATCACTTATGAACAATTTGAAGCCGCAGTGAAACGACAACTTGATTATCTTCTGGAGATGAATGCGAGGGGTACAGTTCTAGTTCAGGAGGTTTTCAGAAATGTTATGCCCACTCCATATATGTCACTGTTTGTTGACGGCTGTATGCAAACCGGAAAAGATGTGACAGCCGGGGGAGCAGTTCTTTATGAAGGACCGGGAACAATCTTCGCAGGGCTGGGTACTTATGTCGACAGCATGGCTGCGATTAAAAAACTGGTTTATGATGACCAAAAGTACACGCTTTCAGATATAAAAAAAGCTCTTGATGCCAACTGGGAGGGGTACGAACGAATACGTCGTGACTGCCTTGATGCGCCTAAATACGGTAATGATTACGACTATGCAGATCTGATTGCAACCGACATTGTTGATTACACAGAAAAAAGAATCAATCAGTACAAGTCGCTTTATGCAAGACAAATCCATGGAACGCTGTCCCAGTCCTTTAATACACCACTGGGCGAGTTGATTGGAGCAACACCCAACGGACGCTTTTCGGGTGCACCACTGTCTGATTCAATGAGTCCTACTCAGGGTGCAGATAAAAAAGGACCTACCGCAGTCATAAAATCTGTATCCAAAATTAATGTTGAATCAATGAGTCTTGGTATGGCTCATAACTTTAAAGTAACAAGAAATTCAATAGATACTCAGGAAGGCAGGTCAGGATTGATTTCCCTGTTACGCACCGCCTCCGTTATGGGCAATGCTCAGATGCAATTCAATTGCGTCGATAACAAAACATTACAACTAGCCCAACAACACCCTGAAGAATATCGGGACCTTATTGTACGTGTTGCCGGATACAGTGCTTTTTTTGTCGAGCTTTGCAAGGAAGTACAGGATGAAATTATCAGCCGTACAGTAATAATGTAA